The DNA sequence CGTCCTGCTGCGCAGCCAGTAGTCAGAGCCAGTCGCGTCGGCGGAAAATACCGAACAGCAATGCCGACAACAACACGATCGCCAGCGTCGACATCCAGAACCCCAGCGGGCTGCCGCTGCCCGGGTACGGCACGTTCTGGCCGAAGAACCCGGTCACCGCGGTCGGGACGGCGATCACCGCGGCCCAGCCCGTCACCTTCTTCATGATCAGGTTGAGCCGGTTGCCCTGCAGGTTCAGCTGCGTCTCGCGGATCGTGGAAACCAGCTCCCGCAACGACTCCGTCCATTCCGACGCGCGCAGCACGTGGTCGTAGACGTCCTGGAAGTACGGCGCGGTGGCCTCGTCGAAGAACGGCTGGTCGCGGCGCATCAGCGCGTTGACGACCTCGCGCATCGGCAGCACCACCCGGCGCAGCGCGGTCAGGCTCTTGCGCAGCCGGAACGAGCGCCGCTGCAGCTCGGCCTGGTCCGGGCGGTCGTCGAAAACGAGGTCCTCCAGGCGTTCGATCTCGTCGTCGAGTGCTTGCACGGCCTCGAAATGCCCGTCCACGACGTAGTCGAGCAGCCCGTGCAGCAGGTACGGGACACCCGAGCCGGCCAGGTCCGTGGCGGCGTCCCAGCGCGCGACGACGGCGTCCATCGCGAACCGGTCGTCCTTGCGGACCGTCACCAGGGCGTGCGGCATCACGAACGCGGCCAGCTCGGACGTCCGCACCCGGCCGCTCTCCTGGTCGAAATCGGCCGAGTACGCGGTCAGGAACGCGTGGCGGTCGTAGCGGTCCAGCTTGGGGCGCTGGTGTTCGTGGACGGCGTCCTCCACGGCCAGGCGGTGCAGCCCGAACTCCTCCGTCAGCGCGGCGAGGTCGGCCTCCGACGGCTCGCACAGGTCGACCCACACGGTCGTGTCCTCGTCGGCGAGGAAGTCCGACACCCGCTCGACCGGGAACCCCTCCTCCTTCAGCTCGCCGCCGCGGTACGCCCTGGTCATCGTCATTTCCCCGGATTACCCCGGCACCGAGCCGGTCACACCGATCCCCCCGTTCGTGAGAAGTGCACCGAGTGCGACGCGCGGGTACCCCCCTCGGGATTACCCCTCGCGACGGGAAACCCGGCCGGGGAGACCGGCTACTGTCAGCACCACCAGTGACGTCGCGAGGAGAAAACGTGGTAGCGGAAAGCGGGCAGCCCCACCGGCTGGCTGAGGTGCTCGAGAAGGACGGGGAACGGCTGGTCGGCCGCTGGGCCGAGCTGGCCGGTCCGGCGCTGCGCGGGCGGCTGACGACCACCGAGCTCGAGCGTGACCTGCGCGACCTGTACTCCGCGATCACCGCCGTGATCACCCTCGACGGCGACCTGACCCGCTCCGAGTACACCGAGCTCAAGGCGCAGCTGGCCGACCTCTCCCGGACCCGGGCCCGGCAGGGCTTCAGCCCGTCCGAGACCGCCGCGGGCGTCTTCGCCCTCAAGCAGGCCGTCTCCGAGCTGACCGAGGACGACGAGAGCACCCAGGTCTTCCGCGAGGTGCTGGCGTTTTCGGGCCTGCTCGACACGCTCGGGCTGTGGACGTTCGAGACCTACGCCACCGCCCGCGAGGAGATCATCCGCGAGCAGTCCGAGCAGCTGCTCGAGCTGACCACCCCGGTGGTCAAGCTCTGGGAGGGCGTGCTCGCGGTACCCCTGGTCGGCACCCTCGACTCCGCGCGCACCCAGGTCGTCATGGAGAAGCTGCTGGAAGCGCTGGTCGAGACCGGCTCCGAGCACGCGATCATCGACATCACCGGTGTGCTGGCCGTCGACACGCAGGTCGCCCAGCACCTGCTCAAGACCGTCGTCGCGGCGCGGCTGATGGGCGCCGAATGCATCATCTCGGGCATCCGGCCGCAGATCGCGCAGACGATCGTGGCGCTCGGGATCGAGTTCGGCGACATCACCACCAAGGCCACGCTGGCCGACGCGCTGCGCCACGCCCTGCAGCGTGAAGGCGTCGTCGTGAGCCGCTCCCGCGAACGGACCCGCTGATGGACCGCGTCCCCATCCTGAAGATCGGCGACATGCTGCTGGTCTCCATCCAGATCGACCTGCAGGACCAGAGTGTCCTGGCGCTGCAGGAGGACCTCGCCGAGAAGATCAGCACGACCGGGGCGTCCGGCGTGGTCATCGACATCTCCGCGGTCGAGATCGTCGACTCGTTCATCGGCCGGATGTTCGCGACCATCGCCTCGCTCTCGAAGCTGTTCGACGCCGAGACGGTCGTCGTCGGCATGCGGCCCGCCGTGGCCATCACCCTGGTCGAGCTGGGCCTGACGCTGGGAGACGTGCGCACGGCGCTCGACCTCGAGCGCGGGATCAAGGTGCTCGACACGCTCACCGCGCGGCGGAACGGGAGCACGGCCGGCCCGGACGAGGGATTCCTTCCGGTGACGGGATGAGCGATCCCGGCAGAACCGACGAGCAGGAGATCCGGGCCGACGAGGACGTCGTCCGCGTCCGCCAGCTCGTCCGCGCCTACTCCCTGCAGGTCAAGCTGTCCCTGGTGGACCAGACCAAGCTGGTCACCGCGACCAGCGAGCTCGCGCGCAACACCCTGATCTACGGCGGCGGCGGGACGGCCCGCGTCGAAGAGGTCACCGACGGCCGCCGCAAGGGCGTCCGGGCGAGTTTCCACGACGAGGGCCCCGGCATCCCGGACGTCACCGTGGCCCTGGCCGACGGCTGGAGCAGCGGCAAGGGGCTCGGTCTCGGGCTCGGCGGCGCCAAGCGGCTGGTGGACCAGTTCGAGCTGGACACCGAGGTCGGCCGCGGGACGCACATCGTCGTCGTCAAGTGGGCGCGATGACCGCCGCCGGCTCCCTCCCCGTCACCGAGGACTTCGCCTGGCTGCGGGTCGAGGACGCGACCGCGCACGGCCGGGCCCGGCGGGCCGCGGCCATGCTCGCCACCCAGCTCGGGTTCGGCGAGGTCCGGGCCACCGAGATCGGGCTGGCCGTCACCGAGCTCGGCACCAACCTCACCAAGCACGCCGTCGAAGGCGTTCTGGTCATCCGGGCGATCCGGGCCGTCACCCAGGCCGCCGTCGAGGTCGTCGCGATCGACCGCGGCCCCGGCATGGCCGACGCCGTCGCGTCCGGCCGGGACGGCGAATCCACCACCGGCACGCTCGGGGTCGGCATGGGCGCGGTGCGCCGGCTCGCCGACGTGACGTCGGTGCTGTCCGAACCCGGCCGCGGCACCGTGGTGACCGCGCGGTTCCACCCCCGGCGGATGCCCCTCGAGGAGATCCCCGAAGCCGACACCGCCGGGCTCACCCGGCCGATCGACGGCGAAGAGGTCTGCGGCGACACCTACGCCGTCCACCACGAGCCCGGCCGGCTCCGGCTGATGATGTGTGACGGATCGGGCCACGGCCCGCTGGCGGCCGCGGCTTCGCGGGCCGCCGCCGACGTCTTCCGCGACCACGTGACGGCCTCGCCGGAGGCGGTCGTGAAACACATCCACGAGGCCCTGCGCCGGACCCGCGGCGGCGCGGTCGCCGTCGCCGAGATCAACACCGCCGCCGGCACCGTGCGGTTCGCCGGCCTGGGCAACATCGCCGGCTGCGTCGTCGCCGACGGCCGCAAGCAGGGCATGATCTCGGCGCCCGGGGTCGCCGGGCACCAGGCCCGCACGATCCGCGCGTTCGACTACCCGCTGCCGCCCGGCGCGACGGTGGTCCTGCACTCCGACGGCCTCACCGAGCGCTGGAGCGTCGAAGGCCGTGAGCGGCTGTTCGCCGCCACTCCCCTCGCGATCGCGGCGGCCCTTTTGCGCGACGCCGGGATCCGCCACGACGACGCCGGCGTGCTCGTCGGCAAGCCCCGACCATGACCGGCCGGCGGCGCGACGAGCTGATCCGGCTGCCGGTCGGCGCGGAACCCGACGTGTTCACGATCCGCCGGTGCGGCCGCGAAGTGGCCGCCGCGGCCGGCTTGGAGGGCCAGGACCAGGTCCGGGTCGCCACCGTGCTCAGCGACATCGGGCGCGACCTCGTGCACGCCGGGGTGCAGGCCACCGTCCGGTTCGTCCTCAAGGAGGCACCGCCCGCGCTCGTCGTCGAGTTCGCCTGGCACGGCGACCCCGCCGACACGGTGCTCCGGAGCGGCCGGAGCACCGCGGACCGGCTGATGGACGACGTGCGCGTCACCCGCGAAGCCGGCCAGAACCTGGTCGCGCTGCACAAACTGCGCTCCCCCGCGGCGAAGTCCCCCACCGCCGCCGACCTCGACCGGCTGCGCCAGGTCCTGGAGCAGCGCGGGGTGACCACCCCGATGGACGAGCTGCGGGCGCAGAATCAGGAACTGCTCGAAACCCTGGAAAGCCTCGAAGCGAAGAGCCAGGAACTGATGCGGCTCAACGAGGAGCTCGAAGAGACCAACCACGGTGTCGTCGCGCTCTACAAGGAACTCTCCGAGGAGCTCGAGGAAACGAACCGCGGCGTCGTCGCGCTCTACGCCGAGCTCAACGAGAAGTCGAGCCAGCTCAAGGCGGCCAGCGAGGCGAAGACCCGGTTCTGGTCCAACATCAGCCACGAGCTGCGGGCGCCGATCAACTCCGTCATCGGCCTCGCCCGCCTGCTGACCGGGCCCGGCGCCGATCCGCTCACCGACGACCAGCGCCGTCAGGTGAGCCTGGTCAACGACGCGGGCTCGACCCTGCTTTCCCTGGTCAACGAGCTGCTCGACACCGCGAAGGCCGAGTCCGGCCGGCTGGTCGCGCAGCCGACGCAGGTCGACCTGACCGCCGTCTGCCTCCAGCTGCGGGGCAGCCTGCGCTCGACCGTGACCTCGCCCGACGTCAAGCTGGTGATCGAGGAGCCCGGCCCGGCACCCGAGCTGGTCACCGACGAGACGATGCTCGTGCGCATCCTGCGCAACCTGCTGTCCAACAGCCTGAAGTTCACCGAACGCGGCGAGGTCCGGCTGACCATCGACGCCGACTCCGGCGACGTCCGGTTCACCGTGTCGGACACCGGCATCGGCATCCCGGCCGACCAGCAGGACCGCGTCTTCGAGGAGTTCCACCAGGTCCACAACGACCTGCAGGCCGCGTCGCCGGGCACCGGGCTCGGCCTGCCGTACGCGCGCCGGCTCGCGGAGATCCTGGGCGGCGGCCTGACGCTGTCCAGCGAGCACGGCGTGGGCACCACCGTCGTGCTGCGGCTGCCGCGTCCCGACCCGTCCCGGGCCACCCCGGCGCGCGTCGACTCGGTGCTCATCGTGGACGACGACGCCGACTTCCGGGTCCGGCTCGCCCGGCTGGTCCACGGCGTCGCCGCCGACGTCCGGCACGCCGCGGACGGGCGCGAGGCGATCGAAGCCCTCGACGAGCACCGGCCCGGCCTGATCTTCCTGGACCTGTTCATGCCCGGGATGAACGGCAAGGAGGTACTCCAGGTGCTGCGGGAAAAGCCCGACCTGCGCGACGTCCCGGTGGTCGTGGTCACCTCGGGGGCGCCCGAAGGACTGGACCTGACCGGCGCCGGTCTCCGGGCCGGCCTGTTGCTCAAGTCGCAGGTCACGCCGGAAACCCTCGGACTCGCCATCGGCGAAGCGTTCGCGGTGGTGGCCGGGACGGTGCGCAGATGAGTTCCCCCCTCGACGACGCCGGCCCGGCCGGGCGGGCCAGCATCCTGGTCGTGGACGACCTCGAGGCCAGCCGGTACCTGACCAGCAGCTGGCTGCGCCGCAACGGCTACCGCGTCACCGAGGCCCGCACCGGCCGGGAGGCGCTCGACGCCGTCGCGGAAGAGGAGCTGGACCTCGTCCTGCTGGACGTCCACCTGCCGGACATGAGCGGGTTCGAGGTCTGCGAGCGGGTCAAGGGCGACCCCCGCACGGCCGCGATGCCCGTCATCCACATCTCCGCCACGGCCATCGAGGTCGAGGACCGCACCACCGGCCTCGACCGCGGCGCGGACGGTTACCTGGTCGAGCCGGTCGACCCCGGTGAGCTGGTGGCCACCGTCGAAGCCGCCCTGCGGTACTACCGCGCCCGGACCCACGCCGAACGGCTGGCGCTGCGGCTGGGCCGGCTGACCCGCGCCACCCTCGCGATGAACAGCGCCCGCACGTTCGACGACGTCCTCGCCGCGGCGGCGACCGGCGCGGCGACGATCTTCGAAAGCCCGGCCTCCGTGCTGAGCGCGAGCCACCGCGGCCTGGTGCGCTCCGCCGCCACCGACAGCCCCGCCGACGTCCCGGTCGTCCACGCGGACACCCTGCGCGCGCTGGAGCAGGTCACCGGGGCGGCGGGCCCCGACGCGCCGGCGTCCTCGGTCTTCGCGGCCCCGGACGGGCTTTCGACGGTGACCCTGGTCTTCCCGAACCCGTCGAAGCTGCCCGTCGCGATCACGGTGGCGGCGCGGGCGATCCGGTCCGAGGACGACCGCAACCTGCTGCTGCAGCTGGGCCAGGCGACGGCGCTCGCGTGCGAGGCGATGCGGACGTTCTCCGAAGAGCACCAGCTCGCCCTGACGCTGCAGCAGAGCCTGCTGCCCCGGGAGCTCCCGGCCCGGCCCGGGCTGGAGATGGCCGCGCGGTACGCCCCGGCGAGCGACAACGCGGAGATCGGCGGCGACTTCTACGAGGTCTCCGACCTCGGTGGCGGCCGGCTGCTGATCGCCGTCGGCGACGTCGTCGGCCACTCCATCGAGGCGGCGACCGTGATGGGCGAGGTCCGGCACGCCCTGCGTGCGTACGCGGTGGAGGGGCACGGGCCGGTCGGGATCCTGCACCTGCTGGACGCGATGCTGCACCGGTACCACCCGCGCAGCCTCACCACGCTCTGCCTCGTCGTGCTCGACCCCGCGTCGGGCGCGCTGGAGATCGCGAGCGCGGGCCACGTCCCGCCGCTGCTCGCCGACGCGTCCGGCGCGCGGTACGTCGAGATCGCCGGACCGCTCCTGGGCATCGGCCTGCCCCGCCCGCCCGCGACGTCGCTGACCCTCGACCCCGGCACGCTGGTGCTGCTGGTGACGGACGGCCTGCTCGAGCGCCGGGGCAGCACCATCGACGACGGCATGGACCTGCTCCAGGCGGCGGTCGCCCACGACGCGGACCTGGAGTCGTTGTGCGACACGCTGCTG is a window from the Amycolatopsis sp. NBC_00355 genome containing:
- a CDS encoding STAS domain-containing protein, which produces MVAESGQPHRLAEVLEKDGERLVGRWAELAGPALRGRLTTTELERDLRDLYSAITAVITLDGDLTRSEYTELKAQLADLSRTRARQGFSPSETAAGVFALKQAVSELTEDDESTQVFREVLAFSGLLDTLGLWTFETYATAREEIIREQSEQLLELTTPVVKLWEGVLAVPLVGTLDSARTQVVMEKLLEALVETGSEHAIIDITGVLAVDTQVAQHLLKTVVAARLMGAECIISGIRPQIAQTIVALGIEFGDITTKATLADALRHALQREGVVVSRSRERTR
- a CDS encoding anti-sigma regulatory factor, which encodes MSDPGRTDEQEIRADEDVVRVRQLVRAYSLQVKLSLVDQTKLVTATSELARNTLIYGGGGTARVEEVTDGRRKGVRASFHDEGPGIPDVTVALADGWSSGKGLGLGLGGAKRLVDQFELDTEVGRGTHIVVVKWAR
- a CDS encoding fused response regulator/phosphatase, producing MSSPLDDAGPAGRASILVVDDLEASRYLTSSWLRRNGYRVTEARTGREALDAVAEEELDLVLLDVHLPDMSGFEVCERVKGDPRTAAMPVIHISATAIEVEDRTTGLDRGADGYLVEPVDPGELVATVEAALRYYRARTHAERLALRLGRLTRATLAMNSARTFDDVLAAAATGAATIFESPASVLSASHRGLVRSAATDSPADVPVVHADTLRALEQVTGAAGPDAPASSVFAAPDGLSTVTLVFPNPSKLPVAITVAARAIRSEDDRNLLLQLGQATALACEAMRTFSEEHQLALTLQQSLLPRELPARPGLEMAARYAPASDNAEIGGDFYEVSDLGGGRLLIAVGDVVGHSIEAATVMGEVRHALRAYAVEGHGPVGILHLLDAMLHRYHPRSLTTLCLVVLDPASGALEIASAGHVPPLLADASGARYVEIAGPLLGIGLPRPPATSLTLDPGTLVLLVTDGLLERRGSTIDDGMDLLQAAVAHDADLESLCDTLLDRFGEAAEDDIALLAFRRR
- a CDS encoding ATP-binding SpoIIE family protein phosphatase; amino-acid sequence: MTAAGSLPVTEDFAWLRVEDATAHGRARRAAAMLATQLGFGEVRATEIGLAVTELGTNLTKHAVEGVLVIRAIRAVTQAAVEVVAIDRGPGMADAVASGRDGESTTGTLGVGMGAVRRLADVTSVLSEPGRGTVVTARFHPRRMPLEEIPEADTAGLTRPIDGEEVCGDTYAVHHEPGRLRLMMCDGSGHGPLAAAASRAAADVFRDHVTASPEAVVKHIHEALRRTRGGAVAVAEINTAAGTVRFAGLGNIAGCVVADGRKQGMISAPGVAGHQARTIRAFDYPLPPGATVVLHSDGLTERWSVEGRERLFAATPLAIAAALLRDAGIRHDDAGVLVGKPRP
- a CDS encoding magnesium transporter CorA family protein, with the protein product MTMTRAYRGGELKEEGFPVERVSDFLADEDTTVWVDLCEPSEADLAALTEEFGLHRLAVEDAVHEHQRPKLDRYDRHAFLTAYSADFDQESGRVRTSELAAFVMPHALVTVRKDDRFAMDAVVARWDAATDLAGSGVPYLLHGLLDYVVDGHFEAVQALDDEIERLEDLVFDDRPDQAELQRRSFRLRKSLTALRRVVLPMREVVNALMRRDQPFFDEATAPYFQDVYDHVLRASEWTESLRELVSTIRETQLNLQGNRLNLIMKKVTGWAAVIAVPTAVTGFFGQNVPYPGSGSPLGFWMSTLAIVLLSALLFGIFRRRDWL
- a CDS encoding STAS domain-containing protein encodes the protein MDRVPILKIGDMLLVSIQIDLQDQSVLALQEDLAEKISTTGASGVVIDISAVEIVDSFIGRMFATIASLSKLFDAETVVVGMRPAVAITLVELGLTLGDVRTALDLERGIKVLDTLTARRNGSTAGPDEGFLPVTG
- a CDS encoding ATP-binding response regulator, which translates into the protein MTGRRRDELIRLPVGAEPDVFTIRRCGREVAAAAGLEGQDQVRVATVLSDIGRDLVHAGVQATVRFVLKEAPPALVVEFAWHGDPADTVLRSGRSTADRLMDDVRVTREAGQNLVALHKLRSPAAKSPTAADLDRLRQVLEQRGVTTPMDELRAQNQELLETLESLEAKSQELMRLNEELEETNHGVVALYKELSEELEETNRGVVALYAELNEKSSQLKAASEAKTRFWSNISHELRAPINSVIGLARLLTGPGADPLTDDQRRQVSLVNDAGSTLLSLVNELLDTAKAESGRLVAQPTQVDLTAVCLQLRGSLRSTVTSPDVKLVIEEPGPAPELVTDETMLVRILRNLLSNSLKFTERGEVRLTIDADSGDVRFTVSDTGIGIPADQQDRVFEEFHQVHNDLQAASPGTGLGLPYARRLAEILGGGLTLSSEHGVGTTVVLRLPRPDPSRATPARVDSVLIVDDDADFRVRLARLVHGVAADVRHAADGREAIEALDEHRPGLIFLDLFMPGMNGKEVLQVLREKPDLRDVPVVVVTSGAPEGLDLTGAGLRAGLLLKSQVTPETLGLAIGEAFAVVAGTVRR